The Capra hircus breed San Clemente chromosome 11, ASM170441v1, whole genome shotgun sequence genomic interval taagaaaaggtgaatttaaaaaacttttaaccCATTATACCTGAgatgcttcccaggtagctcatctggtaaagaatccacctgcaatgcaggagatctcagTTCAATTTTTGGgtccagaagttcccctggaaaatggataggccgcccactccagtgttcttgggcttccctgatggctcagatggtaaagaatctgcttgcaatgtgggagacctgggaccagtctctgggttgggaagatctcctggaggaggacatggcaacccattctagtattcttgcctggagaatctccacggacagaggagcttggtgggctacgatccatggggtcacaaaaagtcagacacaactgagtgactaagcacagcacatatccAAGATAGTATCATTACAACATacaactgatatttttaaaacatagatatttgcactttttaaaaactcagcctCTGATTTTAGTATATATACAAATTTCATAAAATGTAAGTGCTCGCTAGCCATGTGTAGTTGGTGGCTATTGTACTGGACAGTGCAGGTTGAGAAGAAAAGTGCAGGTTGTTACATGGAGCCTTTGCACCCTGCACTCTTCCCCTTCTCATTCTCAGCTGCTACTGACCAAAGGGAAATTCCAAGAAACTCTTTTCtaaagtttttagttttattctaACAATAAGGACTCAGAATCGCTTTTCTATTCCTGTGGTGGGATATTACAATCAAGCTGCCTGAAAATATGCAAGTGGAATAACTAGTTTATATCTGAGAGGTTAACTGTGATAAACCCTTTCTCAAGAGGAGCATGCAGGAGAGTGTTAAAGAATACGCAGAAGCCTATTCACTTGATGTGACAAGTGGTTGGTTGGTTGTTAAAAATGATGCTAAATggggaataaattttttttcccatttttatttatattttaaaattgaatgaaattcaaataatataaaggtatccattttaaaaagcagagacattactttgccaacaaaggtccatctagtcaaggctatggtttttccagtggtcatgtagagatttgagggttggactgtgaagagggctgagtgcagtagaattgatgcttttgaactgtggtattggagaagactcttgagagtcccttggcctctcaaggagatctaaccagtccatcctaaagggtatTCCatacctgggtgttcattggaaggactgatgctgaagctgaaactccaatactttggccatctcatgtgaagagttgactcactggaaaagaccctggtgctaggagggattgagggcaggaggagaaggggatgacagaggatgagatggttggatggcatcatcgactcgatggacatgagtttggggaaactccgggagtcagtgatagacagggaggcctggcgtgctgcaatgcatggggttgcaaagagtcggacacgactaagcgactgaactgaactgatccattttAAAACAACCATTTCAGTGATATTTAGTATATTTGCTGTTATGCAATTATTGCCTCTATCTAGTTCTAAAACATTTTCATGACTCCAAAATAGAACTCCATACCCATTAAACAGTTATATCCCATTCTCATTCCCACACCTCCACCAGGCCCTGGTAACCACAACCTGTTTTCTCTCTGTATGGATTTACCCATTCTGAATACTTTATATTAATGGAATCATAAAACATATGACTTTTGGGCCTGGCTTTTTCatgtttgtcccaccctctccttcccctatcGAGTCTACAAGtccattttctgtgtctgtgtcatTCGTTCCCTGCATCGGTACTAGTTTTGTAGATTCTATacatatgcattcagttcagttcagttcagttcagttgctcagccgtgtctgactctttctgaccccaggaattgtagcacgccaggcctccctgttcatcaccaactcccggagtgcactcaaactcaagtccatcgagtcggtgatgctatccagccatctcatcctctgtcatccccttctcctcctgcccccaatccctcccagcatcagaatctgcatgaggtggccaaagtactggagtttcagctttagcatcattccttccaaagaacacccagcactgatctcttttagaatggactggttggatctccttgcagtccaagggactctcaagagtcttctccaacaccacagttcaaaagcatcaattcttcagtgctcagctttcttcacagtccagctctcacatccatacatgactactggaaaaaccatagccttgactagacagacctttgttggcaaagtaatgtctctgcttttgaatatgttatctagtttggtcataacttttcttccaaggagtaagcgtcttttaatttcatggctgcaatcaccatctgcagtgattctggagcccccccaaataaagtctgacattgtttctactgtttccccatctatttcgcattagtatacaatatttatttttctctttctgacttacttcactacgtataacaggctctaggttcattcacctcactaccactgactcaaattcattccttttcatggctgagtaatatttcattgtttatatataccacatctttatccatttattagcACTTTAACCATTTTCAAATGTACAGTTCAatggcatcagttcagtcacattgttgtgcagccatcaccaccatccatctctagaaTTTTTTCATCTGGAAAAGAGAACtactttttaataattaatatgCAATGCTCAAGCACACGGCTCTGATGTACTAGTTTCTAAGCAGATATCACTGTCACTTAGTACTTGTGTAAACTtagatatcagccctgggatttctttggaaggaatgatgctaaagctgaagctccagtactttggccacctcatgcaaagagttgactcattggaaaagactctgatgctgggagggattgggggcaggaggagaaggggacgacagaggatgagatggctggatggcatcactgactcgatggacgtgagtctgagtgaactccgggagttggtgatggacagggaggcctggcgtgctgcgattcatggggtcgcaaagagtcggacatgactgagcgactgaactgaactgaactgaaacacagaaACTCAAATTATctgattcagttttctcatttataaaatggggttAATATCTACCTCACAGAACTGACAAAAGGACAAGAAAGTATGTTATTTGCTAAAACACTGTAAAACTGGAAAGTACTTTATAGTTGCTActttctgggctttccaggtggtactagtgataaagactccacttgccagtgcaacaAGAGAGgggggtttcatccctgggtcaggaagatcccctggaagagggcatggcaacctactccaatattcttgcctggagaaccccatggacagaggagcctggtgggctgcagtccatagggttgcaaagagtgggacaccactgaggtgtcttagcacgcacacacatgatCATTACCATTGTTAACAGAAAATTTTGAAGAtcctatatagaaagctgagacTATTTATTCTGACCatgttataaatattatttctaaacATTTATATTACCATATAGTCAGATTAATAATCATACATATATTGTACTTGTTTATTGATCATACCCCCTTCTACAATGGAAATTCCATGAAGGCAGTGATTTTTTTACTGTTTTGCCCACTGCTCTATTTCACAGCCCAGAACAGATTAAGGCATACATATTTCTTGAATAATTGAAAGAATGAATTATTTTACTGAGCAATAAATGTGCTATTGGTGCTCAGAAACTATTCATTAATGGTAAtgatactttaaatatttaagtcTGTAGGTTTCCCCAGTGcaaaataaatatgtgtaaatCACCAGATGGAACATTTCTAATATGAggagacaggcaatgccaaagaacgctcaaactaccgcacaacttgcactcatctcacacgctagtaaagtaatgctcaaaattctccaagccaggcttcagcaatacgtgaaccgtgaacttcctgatgttcaagctggttttagaaaaggcagaggaaccagagatcaaattgccaacatccgctggatcatcgaaaaaggaagagagttccagagaaacatctatttctgctttatttactgtgccaaagcctttgactgggtggatcacaataaactggaaaattctgaaagagatgggaataccagaccacctgacctgcctcttgagaaatctgtatgcaggtcaggaagcaagagttagaactggacatggaacaacagactggttccaaataggaaaaggagtacatgaagactatatattgtcaccctgcttatttaacttctatgcagagtacatcatgagaaacgctggactggaagaaacagaagttggaatcaagattgccgggagaaatatcaatcacctcagatatgcagatgacaccacccttatggcagaaagtgaagaggaactaaaaagcctcttgatgaaagtgaaagtggagagtgaagaagttggcctaaagctcaacattcagaaaaagaagatcatggcatccggtcccatcactttatgggaaatagatggggaaacagtggaaacagtgtcagactttattttggggggctccaaaatcactgcagatggtgactgcagccatgaaattaaaagacgcttactccttggaaggacagttatgaccaacctagatagtatattcaaaagcagagacattactttgccgactaaggtccgtctagtcaaggctatggtttttcctgtggtcatgtatggatgtgagagttggactgtgaagaaggctgagcgccgaagaattgatgcttttgaactgtggtgttggagaagactcttgagagtcccttggactgcaaggagatccacccagtccattctgaaggagatcaaccctgggatttctttggaaggaatgatgctaaagctgaagctccagtactttggccacctcatgcgaagagttgactcattggaaaagactctgatgctgggagggattaaggacaggaggagaaggggacgacagaggatgagatggctggatggcatcactgactcaatggacgtgagtttgagtgaactccgggagttggtgatggacagggaggctataattcatggggttgcaaagagtcggacataactgagcgactgaactgaactgaacccagactAGTTCAGCTTTAAAAGGAAGTCAAGTTTaagaatattagaaatgaaaaaaatttattcaagTTTTCAAAATGTgtcctccttttaaaattttagcatgTGAATTAGTACAATAAAAGATgggctttctttttctaaatttttattgtggtaaaatatatacaacTTAATGTTTATaatcttaataatttttttgttattttaaaatatcatctgtatcctctgtgttgtacaatatatctttgtagcttattttatacataatagtttgtaggTATACAGGTATTAATTGGGCTAAtatctggccacctcatgcaaagagttgactcattggaaaagactttgatgctgggagggattggggggcaggaggaaaggggacgaccgaggatgagatggctggatggcatcacggactcgatggacatgaatctgagtgaactccgggagttggtgatggacagggaggcctggcgtgctgcgattcatggggtcacagagtcggacacgactgagtgactgaactgaactgaactgaatcaagtaAATAAAgtaccatttccttttttctaaataaaacaagTGGTGGCAGACATCACTATTGTTCATCAATCTTTGATTTTAGTTGTATCACCTGAGAAAGCAAGTCATGTAAAATGCAAGTGGAGAAAACACTGTGCCATTTCTGGGCAGAAGTATTTCTGATATGAAGGTACTGTAGCATCTAAGTACCCCGGGATGCTGAGCTGAGATTTGGAAGACAGCTTCCTCAGAGAGTTTCTTGGAACCACAGTTGACTGTGAACAAGCAACAAACTTTTTGCTGATTTGTAACTAGCATATTATATTGAGATTTGGGTACTAGGTGTTACAGCATCATAACCTAGTCTATAGTGACTAATAAGTAGGTTGACCAGATTTCTCCCTACATTTCTAATGGAAAGTTAAAGTAACTATAtatatctgtaaaaaaaaaaaaaaaaaggaaataaagtgttATCTCCACTTTATTGAAGACAAATAATGCCTGGCGACTCACAAGGTTTTGAAAATGGAGAGTAGGAAGTTACAGAGAGGACACTGATGAGTTTTAGGTTCCTTTAAATCAACCTTAATTCTAATGTGAGGAAAAACTTCAGCAAAGCTGCATCTGAGATACTTAAGAATAATCCTTTtgttattctttattatttagtTACCTTTATTATTGcctaaatgttttttctttttctcggTTCTGTCCTTCTACAGAGATATGTGCCTTCTTCAATGATCTCTCCCGATTGACTTTTTTTGCGGATGGGGGACATGTTAATTTTTCCTGGTCAGTGATACCCTGGGCTCTCCTaggtgatgcttttttttttcccaccaaagGTTGCTAGTCAGGTATTTACAGTGAAACTCTGAATCCTTGTCTTTCACATTTTTTGAATACTTGCTGCCACTTTACTGGAGTACCTTGCTAAAGATATGTGTGGCTTCCCtttctaaaggaaaaaattttaaagtaagggGGAGTAGACTGGGGTAGGGCAGGTGACTCATTCATGAAATGAAGATTTATTAGAATACTGTTATCTGTGATAAAGGAAACAAGAATCACAATTTCAGAATAACACGGAAAGAatttaaacaggcatttctcagtACTGCCATTGTTTTCTTTGGTATTTCATTAACATTGTGTGTtgtggggggaggggctggggctctGGCACAAAATAAGTGAAAGGAAACAACTTTTATTTCTAGTTGGATTTCCCCTTACCAAATAAGGGCAGCCACAGACATGTTGAttctgttcaacaaatattttttgagtaccTTTTAAATGCCTACTATGTACAAACAATGGACAAAGAAACCTGCCCTTTGAGAGTTCACCTGGCTGTGGTGATCAGCCTTGtgagaaaaatgttaaattatttgccttcctcaatttttttcatacagttcaaaTATAAACTTTGGTCAAACATTCAAGCATATGGTGAAGGCCTGAAAGGAAGGATCATCTTCACTTTGCTGGGAtgattttgtttagttttattttaaaatattcattaaaactaCATACAAAAATACAGTAAATCTACCAGGTCCACTGATTTGCGATAAAAGCATGATCGCAAATCAGTGGACCTGGTTGATTTATAGATCTCTCATGgtctattattattgttattattttaaaaaaattttttttaatttagggtTTGAGGGTCATATCTTCAGGAGAAAAGCCTTaaggctttaaaaacaaacaacggAGAAAGACATCTTCCCTCGGAAGGCTACACTGCCGCCTTGGGCACTTACAGAGCAGGCAGAAAGTCAGTTTCTCCAGACTGTTTTCTGAAGAGCGTTTCTATTTGTGGTCCTGGTGATGACACCATCTTTTCTCTTCAATAGTGGCGGTTCCAGAATTTCTACATAGCCTGAGGGATTGGCAGGGTGAGCAAACTGGTTGAGAACCTGCTCGCACACTCGCCGAAATCTCGAGGAAACGTCCGGTGTCAGTCTCACGGTATGTGGGTAAGGGGAGAACTCAGCCCTCCCGCCATCGCGGGGTCGCCAGTGCACCGGGGCCGCCCCCACTCCCCGGGAGCGCCTCGGGAAGGGGCACCCGAACCAGGCTAAAGTGAGCGTTGGGGCGTTAGGCGAGGGAGGCAAGAGTTGCACGAACCACTTGTGGGGTCTATTACAGCTACCGCGAGGGAAAGGGTGAAAAATCACTCATGAAGGACGAAGATGTTGACTTCGCCGAGCAACAACCGTCCTCCTTCCATCACCCAGGTTCGTCACCATCGCTCTTCATCAGGCCAGGCAGAACCTATAAGGCATCAACCACCTAGATCTAAAACTAAACCAACCAAACGACTTTCCAAAGCCTCCCTCCACGCGCTCTCTCCATCGCGTTTCAAACGCTAACGTCGCGGGCAAAGACGCTGCACAAGTCACGTAGAAAATTAGGCTGCCCCTTTCCATGGCGATAATCGAATTAGCCTCAAATGAAACGTGAAATTGGACTTCGCCGGCTGTAGGGACAAAGCCCCCACCGTCCCTTGGCTCGGAGAGCGCGGCGGCTGTGCCCACCCTGCCCAGGCCAGCCCCGGCCAGTACCGGCGGCAGGGGACAAGGTCGGCGCTGGGCCAGGGCAGAGCCTCCGCGGGGAGAGCGTGGACGCGCCCGAGGTTCGGGTCGCGCGCGGAACAGGCGCCGGGTGGGCGACTGCGGGGCTCTGGTCGAGCGCGGAGGTCCGGCGCTAGCGAGCCACCGAGGAGGGAGGAGCGCAGGGCCGGGCTAGAGGGTGTGCGGGAGAGAGCGTGTGAGCGCGCGCGTGTGCGCGCGCCCGGCGCCAGCCCGTCCGCGTCCGCGCGCTCCTCTCCCCGCCCCTCGCCCCCTCCCTGcagctccctcccctccttcccccgcCCCGCGCTCCAGCCCAGCCCCCGGAATCAGTGCAGCTGTTGCCGTGCAGGCTGCGGATTCCTCCAGTCCCTCCCTCGGCCGCCTCTCCGCCCGGAGCGAGCGCGCAGCCCCGCGCAGCAGCGCCCACTGGTCCCGTCCTGTgagccccggccccagccgcgGACAGCCCCGCGGAGTCGCCTCCCGGCCCACCCGCCCGGCCGCCGAGGAGCGGGAGGAGGACGGGACCCCGGCGCCCCCAACCCCCCTATCCGCGGGAGGTAGGTAGGGGGCCGGAGGCTGGAAGATGCCAACTCACTGGGGCTGCCTCCCGGGCTGGCTCCGGGGCGGTGGGAGGAGGGGCGCGGGCCCAGGCCGGGAGGACGCCGCTGCCCCGCCGCTGCCCTACGCCCGGGGACCGGCGTGGGGGCAGGGAAGCTGCAGAACCTGGGCGGGGGCGGCGCGGGGAGCCAGGTCCCCAGTGCTTCTGAGTACGCCGGCGGTGCGGGGCGGGGGTCGGCGGTCTTCTCAGTGAGGTGGCTGCACAGCCGCGGTGCAACCCGCGGCCGCCTAGCCTCATCCCCGGACGTATCGGGGCCGATTCCTCGTTTCTCCCTCCGCCACCTCTTCCCTCCAGCCGGGGGCCGCTGCGCGGGGGTGGTTGCGGAGTGGGCAGACGCAAGGGTCTATTTTCAGGTGCCCTCCCTCTAGCCCCGGCTGGTGGCGAGCGGGGGCGGCGTTGACAGGGCCGGGCTCTGAGCGTAACGGTACGGGGGATGCGGCCAGGCGTGGTCCCGGCTGCGCCGCGCTGCAGCTGAACCGGAGGCGGCGGCCCGGCGCCCCCACTCCCGCCCATCCTCActcccgccccccgccctccCTGCGGTCCCTGCTCTCCCAGGGCTGGGCGGGAGCCGCCTCGGGGCGCGGAGCTGCCGCTGCGCCCGCCCTTCAGCTCCTGCCACCCTCTCTTCAACAGGTTTGTGCCAACGCGGGGACCCTCCGGGCCTGACTTTGGGGAGGTGGGCTGGAAGCCCCTCTGGTCATCAGCCCTCACATCACGCCCGCGGCCGTCTTTTGCGGGGAGCCTTCCCTTTGTTTTTGTGATAGGAAAGATGCCAAGTGCCTGCCATCAGAtaggggtgggggggaggagtGTTGTGGGGCTCGGTACGCAAGCTGTGCCCGTTATTTTTCCAGTCAAAAGCTGGGCGAGATAGTGAGTGAGGAGAGGGCGAGTGGGGGGGGGGTGCTTCGGCGGAGGAGGAAAATGGATTCAGTAGCGTTTATCTGGACGGGGATGTGATTTTTTGGCAAGATGGATGGCTCCCGTTGCCTTCGCCGTGATGCAGCACAATGCACCAGTATCGCAGCCTCCCTTGCTTCTCGCTGGCGGGGCTTGGCACGGCCACTGGGCGCCTGCGGCCCCCGCCCGGCCCCACCCAGGCCCAGGGCTGCCCTTGGCTGAGACGCGGAGCCGCTTCTACCTTGTCATGCTGCTTCAGCTGGATGGGGCGTCAGGAGGACCAGGTCACCTAGCTGTGAGGGGGGGAGGCTTCTCTTGGGGTGACCCCCGGCTGCCTCGCCTGTTGGCCGTTTGGGATGAAGGGGTGTCCTGCAGTGCTAATGCGGGGCAGAGGGAGTCGGCCTGCGGCTGCGGACCGGAATGTAATCTCTAACCGAGGGACCTGAGCCGCCGTAGGGAGGGGCTGCGGGGAGGACCCGGCCCCAGCGGTGTGCGGAGGCCATGGTGCAGTCTGTATTGGGAGTCTCAGCGTCTTTTTGTGGATCACCTGTAATCCGTAAACCACAACCCAACTCTCCATCAATTTCATCATATTTGGAAAGTTGATGTTTATTAATTGAAGCGTTACAGCTACGGCATTACCTCTTTGATCAACACTGAGTATGAATTTTTCCTATAGGAAACCATTTTTTGAAATGAAACAATTGATATATTTTTAGTTCATATGTccctgagatatttttaaaagatattaacatGAAGTAGATTGTTTTAAAGGGAATTTACATACGTTTTTGACGCATGGTAAATGATTTCTTTAACCTGTATTTGTTTTAGTCGTTTGCTTTTTCTGTATTCAAATACAATGACATATTTGGATTCTTTATTAAGGATTATTTAGTAAATGAGTGTTATGATTGATGATACATTGGTATTCAGGTTGCTTTTGATAGACGGGTTAAGTCTACCGTCATGAATAGTGGGATTGTGGTAGTAACTAACTgcgtttgtttgtttatatgtatgtatatttttatacacatttttttgCAGATGGGGAGTGGGTGGAGAAGGGCAGACCACCAAGGCCTGTGTGGCTCTATCTGGGTAGAAGGAGACGTTCCAGCGTCCTTGTCTATTTAGTCTGGGGTAATACACAAGGAATTTCCCTTCTAAATGCCACTTCTACAGTTCAGCGTGGAATGGCCAATGGGATACATTTCAGATTGCACCCCTCGGCTCTTCTAGAATGTAGAGGTGAAAAGGGAATTTCAGTGTGCTAATTGGAAAGAAGATCAGTGTTTCAAAGCAAGGGTgtgtctgcttttattttttagatctcTAATTAGTCCAGGTTAATGGCATTTGATTTTCTGTAGACCAGCCACAGAAGTAGAATCTACGGCAGATTGTGTGGTTTATGTGCCTCATTTTGAGTTTCAATAATAGAGGGCCATTAAAATATAGAATTTCTTAGATTTGGGCTTCGTTGATGTGCTGGTTGTATAAAATCACGTTGCATTGAAATGTTTGGGAGTATTGTTTCCATGGATTATCCAAACATTTTGGATTTACTATGTTGTAAGAATATATCCTGTGTTGATGTCACCAGAGGTTTAGCTGTTCTGACTTAACCAGGTGCAGAATTCCGTTAGGTCAAGCTCTTTGTAGCTCTGTTGGCCCTGGTCTGACCAGAACCTTCATCAGAGAGAATGAGAAGCATCGGGCCAATGAAGAAAAATGCTTGGTGGTCtcctgctgtgcaggctttcagTAAAGAGCATCCCTTGGATGAGAGTAGTAACAACTGTCTGTGATGTTGTTGGAGCAAGGGACAAGACCTTGCTCACTTGTGACAGACACATCCTTAGCAGAGACTTGACAGTGGCAGAGTTTCCctggaagagtactggagtggttatTTTGTCTTGCTGTATGGACGTATGGCTTTTCATGTAGAAATACTCTTTTGAGATGGGAGGATTTTAAGTACTACTAAACAAACATAGATATGACAAGTGgaaattatttgatatttttattgagatagtaaacttcattttaaaagcatGCTCTTAGAATTTTAAAGcccaacatatatattttttacatgcAGTGATGTGATACTCCATAATTATGTTGTTCTCGCCACCACTATCTACATTATAATCAAGGCTTAATTAATGCTCTGTGAATATCATTTATGGTTGTCctgttgggaatgtaaaccaTTATTCCATAAGAAAAGAGCTAATACCTAGGCTGGAAGAGCTACTTCTATAGCTCTGTGGAGGTGAGTAAAACCTCTCATGGAGTTCTCTTATAAATTTTCAGTCTGCTGTTTTCCCAAAGCACCTTGTCTTTGCAAAAGACCTGGTTAAGTATTCTTGATTTTTGGATACAGGTATCCTGTATCCAAGTTTTTGTAGTGTAGGAATAATGTCATCAACCTCTACTTTGGGGGCAGAATGAAACTATCTCTActcttatatttatatttttaaacatcacCAGAGAAGGCATTTTCATGATTTCTCGCTGTAATCCTGAGGTTCAGCACAGGATCATTTATAAAGTGGACGCTTGTTGTGTA includes:
- the LOC108637142 gene encoding basic salivary proline-rich protein 2-like produces the protein MGGSGGAGPPPPVQLQRGAAGTTPGRIPRTVTLRARPCQRRPRSPPAGARGRAPENRPLRLPTPQPPPRSGPRLEGRGGGGRNEESAPIRPGMRLGGRGLHRGCAATSLRRPPTPAPHRRRTQKHWGPGSPRRPRPGSAASLPPRRSPGVGQRRGSGVLPAWARAPPPTAPEPAREAAPVLPGLMKSDGDEPG